A genomic segment from Gracilimonas sediminicola encodes:
- a CDS encoding asparaginase, which translates to MKKILLIQTGGTIAMNAKGAGVELDPERWSKVLYEEIPELNEIAEIVTFPLFFEDSSDLNAWHWVKLAGCIEEKYDEFDGFVILHGTDTMAYSASALSFGLKNLGKPVIFTGSQLPMSTIRSDARRNLVNAIELATMDFKEVGICFNDALYRGNRATKLSIGDFDAFGSPNFSPLADIGIQIESLVQEQFGNGNFENVAKYSDEVFVLTAHPNLNPKLLMDLKLDNVCAVILRAFGSGNFCVKGEKSLLPFLDKCRDQDVIIAIVSQADYDSVDLTQYSAGRAALEHGAISGNDLTLEAAVTKLMFLLAHYDSKTDIEQRFQQSLAGEL; encoded by the coding sequence ATGAAAAAGATTTTATTAATACAGACCGGGGGAACCATTGCCATGAACGCTAAAGGAGCTGGTGTTGAGCTGGATCCGGAGCGGTGGTCGAAGGTGTTGTATGAAGAGATTCCGGAGTTAAACGAAATTGCTGAGATTGTCACTTTCCCCCTTTTCTTCGAGGATAGTTCGGATTTGAATGCCTGGCACTGGGTGAAACTGGCCGGTTGTATTGAAGAAAAATATGATGAGTTCGACGGGTTTGTGATTCTGCACGGAACCGATACTATGGCTTATTCTGCATCGGCTCTTAGCTTTGGGCTGAAGAACCTGGGCAAGCCCGTCATCTTTACCGGATCGCAGCTGCCCATGAGTACCATTCGCAGTGATGCCCGCCGGAACCTGGTAAACGCCATCGAATTGGCTACGATGGATTTTAAGGAAGTCGGCATCTGTTTCAACGATGCACTTTATCGTGGGAATCGAGCCACCAAACTCAGTATTGGCGATTTTGATGCTTTCGGCTCTCCCAACTTCTCCCCTCTTGCTGATATAGGAATTCAGATTGAATCCCTCGTTCAGGAGCAATTCGGAAACGGGAATTTTGAGAACGTAGCCAAATATTCCGATGAGGTTTTTGTGCTTACGGCTCACCCCAACCTGAATCCCAAGCTTTTGATGGATTTGAAGCTGGACAACGTGTGTGCAGTAATTCTTCGGGCATTCGGAAGCGGGAATTTCTGCGTGAAAGGTGAAAAGAGCCTGCTTCCTTTTCTGGATAAATGCAGGGATCAAGATGTGATTATAGCCATCGTCTCCCAAGCCGATTATGATTCGGTCGATCTCACCCAATACTCCGCAGGGCGAGCAGCTTTAGAACACGGTGCCATTAGTGGGAATGATCTTACCTTGGAAGCCGCTGTAACCAAACTCATGTTTTTATTAGCACATTACGATTCCAAAACCGATATTGAACAACGTTTCCAGCAATCGCTGGCCGGGGAACTGTAA
- a CDS encoding ribonuclease H-like domain-containing protein produces the protein MFFIFDVETVPDFDFIRRVLNDQDSDQELLLEKASEELARNKSGFLPPMYHRMVSWVGLWIENTGGPKQKVAWSGEDEKEGLKQIFDAIGTYKDFGLIHHNGKGFDIPVLTYRAMKHGLQMPVRMHDYDIRYRYSRHNVDLVDEFSNYGASSWPKLKHLGQLIGIPFKQTGEGNEVLAMFQRGELDLIEHYCYEDVMATYIVWLYHQYTAGHIPEDQFNNLKDRAMSKLEEIQSGPPT, from the coding sequence ATGTTTTTTATTTTTGATGTAGAGACCGTTCCGGATTTTGATTTCATACGCCGGGTACTTAATGACCAGGATTCTGATCAGGAGCTGTTACTGGAAAAGGCGAGTGAGGAATTAGCCAGAAATAAATCAGGTTTCCTTCCTCCTATGTATCACCGAATGGTTTCTTGGGTTGGACTTTGGATTGAGAATACCGGCGGACCTAAACAAAAAGTGGCCTGGAGTGGCGAGGATGAAAAGGAAGGTCTCAAACAGATTTTTGATGCAATAGGTACCTATAAAGACTTTGGCCTAATTCACCATAACGGAAAAGGTTTTGATATTCCTGTGCTAACCTACCGTGCGATGAAGCACGGACTACAAATGCCGGTTCGTATGCACGATTATGATATTCGCTACCGCTACAGCCGGCACAATGTAGACCTGGTAGATGAATTCAGTAATTACGGAGCTAGTTCCTGGCCCAAACTCAAACATTTGGGTCAGCTTATTGGCATTCCCTTCAAACAAACCGGGGAGGGAAATGAAGTGCTGGCGATGTTCCAACGGGGTGAACTTGACCTGATTGAGCATTACTGCTACGAAGATGTAATGGCCACCTATATCGTGTGGCTGTACCACCAATACACAGCAGGACATATTCCCGAAGACCAGTTCAATAACCTGAAAGACCGGGCAATGAGTAAGTTGGAAGAGATTCAGTCCGGCCCGCCTACGTAG
- a CDS encoding REP-associated tyrosine transposase, producing MGRSRYKILDERYPYFITSSIVNGYNLLSEKRFRDILLDGLNFLSRERRIKLYAYVIMSNHIHFISKGNNLSKCIAGFKSFTARQIIDSMIEDGNKYWLNRLKEARVNNRTDREYQLWAEGFHPKQIFSDEVMEQKLNYIHYNPVKAGLVRRESDWRYSSYGDYNCDSTGYVDIDVYRG from the coding sequence ATGGGTAGAAGCCGATATAAAATATTAGATGAGAGATACCCGTATTTCATTACATCATCGATCGTCAATGGGTACAACTTATTAAGTGAAAAACGATTTCGGGATATTTTGTTAGATGGGTTAAATTTTCTGAGCAGAGAGAGGAGAATCAAGCTTTACGCTTATGTGATTATGTCGAATCATATACATTTCATTTCGAAAGGAAATAATCTTTCTAAGTGTATTGCAGGATTTAAATCATTTACGGCACGTCAGATTATTGATTCTATGATTGAAGATGGAAATAAGTATTGGTTAAATAGATTAAAGGAAGCAAGAGTTAACAATAGAACAGACAGGGAATATCAACTTTGGGCGGAGGGTTTTCACCCAAAACAAATATTTTCAGATGAAGTTATGGAGCAAAAGTTGAATTACATTCACTACAATCCGGTCAAAGCAGGATTGGTTCGGAGAGAATCGGATTGGAGGTATTCTTCTTATGGGGATTATAATTGTGATTCAACGGGATATGTAGATATTGATGTATATCGGGGGTAA
- a CDS encoding dihydrolipoyl dehydrogenase family protein — MAGYDFDMIVIGGGAAGLTASGIAANFGAKTMMVEADRLGGDCTWTGCIPSKTLLKAGKVACQIKDAGKYGLIDAEPNIDFKKVMQHVDHVRKEVYHDADRPEIFEDMGIEVVHGLASFKDDHTIEIEYKDGRTRAVSSKYFIIATGAKAFVPPIDGIEEVDYLTNESLFEIEDLPEELLIIGGGPIGTEMSQAFVNLGSEVTIIDMADRILANDDPELVDILHDELKKQGVNYQLNASVKKVMQDGNRIKVQVEIKGEEKVIEGDALLMATGRRANTSSLNLEAAGVKTDKGNIVVDESCRSSQSNIYAAGDVTGRYQFTHMSEHMAKIAATKALLKVVPMKIEKDMVSWVTFTDPELAHVGKTEKQLKEEGEKYEVYRFPYSKIDRAVAEGETTGLVKVFAKKLSGKILGATAVGAHAGEFISEYAVAIKNGVSMRGIADTIHPYPSWGLGARRAADQWYIKNQSKWSVKLIKTIFGYRGDTPDYSDPDRVV, encoded by the coding sequence ATGGCTGGATATGATTTTGATATGATTGTAATTGGCGGGGGAGCTGCCGGCTTAACAGCTTCGGGGATAGCGGCTAATTTTGGAGCAAAAACCATGATGGTTGAAGCCGACCGGTTAGGTGGCGATTGCACATGGACGGGCTGTATTCCTTCCAAAACCCTGCTCAAAGCCGGAAAAGTGGCTTGCCAAATTAAAGATGCCGGAAAGTACGGGCTGATTGATGCCGAGCCGAATATCGATTTCAAAAAGGTGATGCAACACGTGGACCACGTCCGCAAAGAAGTGTATCACGATGCGGACCGGCCGGAGATTTTTGAAGACATGGGCATTGAAGTGGTTCACGGGCTGGCTTCTTTTAAAGATGATCATACCATTGAAATTGAATATAAGGATGGCAGAACAAGAGCAGTATCATCCAAATATTTCATTATTGCTACCGGAGCCAAAGCATTTGTGCCACCGATAGATGGAATCGAAGAGGTGGACTACCTGACAAATGAAAGCCTTTTTGAGATAGAAGATTTACCTGAAGAGTTACTGATTATCGGTGGCGGACCTATTGGTACGGAAATGTCTCAGGCTTTTGTAAACCTGGGATCAGAAGTTACCATTATTGATATGGCCGACCGAATTTTAGCGAATGACGATCCGGAGTTGGTTGACATACTACACGATGAGTTGAAGAAACAGGGCGTGAATTACCAATTGAACGCTTCAGTAAAAAAGGTGATGCAGGACGGAAATAGAATTAAAGTACAGGTTGAAATTAAGGGCGAAGAGAAAGTGATTGAAGGGGATGCTCTTTTAATGGCAACGGGACGAAGAGCCAATACCTCTTCACTGAACTTGGAAGCAGCCGGAGTAAAAACAGATAAAGGGAACATTGTAGTAGATGAATCCTGCCGAAGCAGTCAATCTAATATTTATGCCGCCGGCGATGTGACGGGACGATATCAGTTCACCCATATGAGCGAGCATATGGCCAAGATCGCAGCTACAAAAGCTCTGCTAAAAGTAGTACCCATGAAGATTGAAAAAGATATGGTGTCGTGGGTCACCTTTACAGATCCGGAATTGGCTCATGTTGGCAAAACGGAGAAGCAGCTAAAAGAGGAAGGCGAAAAATATGAGGTTTATCGATTTCCTTATTCCAAAATCGATCGGGCGGTGGCTGAAGGAGAGACTACCGGCCTGGTTAAAGTCTTCGCTAAGAAATTATCGGGTAAAATCCTTGGAGCTACAGCAGTGGGAGCTCATGCCGGAGAATTTATCTCTGAATATGCCGTGGCGATTAAAAACGGGGTATCTATGCGGGGCATTGCGGATACCATTCACCCATACCCCAGCTGGGGATTGGGGGCACGTCGCGCTGCCGATCAGTGGTATATCAAGAACCAAAGCAAGTGGTCGGTGAAGCTGATTAAAACTATTTTTGGCTATCGGGGAGATACCCCTGATTACAGCGACCCGGACCGGGTGGTATAA
- the ppdK gene encoding pyruvate, phosphate dikinase — translation MANFEKFVYRFGKFSTDGNREMKHLLGGKGANLAEMSTIGIPVPPGFTISTEACKKTIDNRMEWPENLIDQVREGVKHIETEMGLKLGNEEDPLLISVRSGAAVSMPGMMDTILNLGINDEVVEAIIRKTGNERFAYDSYRRFIDMFGDVVMGVTHDHFEEAIEKLKKEVGVKEDLELTASHLRELTDRYKAIYRKITGHMFPDDPMEQLRFAINAVFNSWNSARAIKYRQISNIHGLIGTAVNVQAMVFGNMGEKSGTGVCFTRNPATGESKLYGEFLLNAQGEDVVAGIRTPNPIAELEERNPEIYKELVSYTGSLESHYKNMQDIEFTIQDGNLFILQTRNGKRTGAAAVKIAVDLVEEKILSKDEAIRDLVDPEHIEQLLHPQFKDGEQAENTILGSGLPASPGAAVGKVVFDSKKAEEAGKDNEPVILVRIETSPEDVGGMSSAEGILTSRGGMTSHAAVVARGWGKPCVAGCSDIVINYKTRSFTNGEVTVKEGDWISLNGNTGKVILGKKELSKPEFSEEYQTFMDWVTDIELMKVRTNAETPEDAQVARSYGAKGIGLARTEHMFFKPGRVNFMRKMIIAESKEERVAALSNLLPFQKQDFAEIFEAMEGLPVTIRLLDPPLHEFLPQEKEEIGKVAGELGVTPDKLLQKVNQLKEFNPMLGHRGCRLGITYPEITEMQTRAIIEAAIELVEQGKEVFPEIMIPLVGSVEEFVNQREVVDRVAQEILADAGVELDYKVGTMIEIPRAAILADQIAEKADFFSFGTNDLTQLTYGFSRDDAAKFLPDYIERGILKQDPFQVLDEEGVGQFVQAGTRLGRMVNSTLKVGICGEHGGDPSSVHFAYNTGLDYVSCSPFRVPVAHLASAQAVLRKNKEEDENSDKPMPTVRA, via the coding sequence ATGGCTAATTTTGAAAAATTTGTTTATCGCTTCGGTAAATTCAGCACAGATGGAAATAGAGAAATGAAACATCTGTTGGGGGGTAAAGGAGCAAATCTTGCTGAAATGAGCACCATCGGAATTCCGGTTCCTCCCGGATTTACCATTTCTACAGAGGCATGTAAGAAAACAATTGACAACCGAATGGAATGGCCCGAAAACCTGATTGATCAGGTTAGGGAAGGGGTTAAACATATTGAAACCGAGATGGGCTTAAAGCTGGGTAATGAAGAGGACCCTTTGTTGATTTCGGTACGATCGGGTGCCGCCGTTTCCATGCCGGGAATGATGGATACTATTCTTAATCTTGGAATTAATGATGAAGTTGTAGAAGCGATTATCAGAAAAACGGGCAACGAGCGATTTGCTTACGACAGTTACCGCCGGTTTATTGATATGTTTGGGGATGTGGTGATGGGGGTAACCCACGATCATTTTGAAGAAGCTATTGAGAAGCTGAAGAAAGAAGTGGGCGTTAAAGAAGACCTTGAATTGACCGCATCTCACCTACGGGAGTTAACGGATCGGTATAAAGCGATTTATCGAAAAATAACCGGGCACATGTTTCCGGATGATCCCATGGAGCAACTCCGGTTTGCCATAAATGCCGTGTTCAATTCGTGGAATAGCGCACGAGCTATAAAGTACCGTCAAATCAGTAATATTCATGGTTTAATAGGCACGGCGGTAAACGTGCAGGCTATGGTGTTTGGAAATATGGGAGAGAAAAGCGGAACGGGCGTTTGCTTTACCCGAAACCCGGCTACCGGCGAATCAAAGCTATATGGTGAGTTCCTGCTGAATGCCCAGGGTGAAGATGTTGTAGCAGGGATCCGTACGCCAAACCCTATTGCAGAGTTAGAAGAAAGAAATCCTGAGATCTATAAGGAACTGGTTAGCTATACCGGAAGTCTTGAATCGCATTATAAAAATATGCAGGACATTGAGTTTACTATTCAGGATGGCAACCTGTTTATTCTCCAAACCAGAAACGGAAAACGAACAGGAGCTGCTGCAGTCAAAATTGCGGTCGATTTAGTTGAAGAAAAGATCCTTTCCAAAGATGAAGCTATTCGGGACCTGGTTGACCCGGAACACATCGAACAGCTTTTGCATCCTCAGTTTAAAGATGGGGAGCAGGCAGAAAATACCATACTGGGAAGCGGGTTACCGGCTTCTCCAGGAGCAGCGGTAGGGAAAGTTGTGTTCGATTCTAAAAAAGCCGAAGAAGCAGGTAAGGACAACGAGCCCGTTATCCTGGTCAGGATTGAAACCAGCCCGGAAGATGTGGGTGGAATGTCTTCTGCTGAAGGTATTCTAACATCCCGAGGAGGGATGACCAGTCACGCCGCTGTTGTGGCCCGCGGATGGGGTAAACCTTGCGTGGCCGGTTGCAGTGATATTGTGATCAATTACAAAACACGATCGTTTACCAATGGAGAGGTAACGGTAAAAGAAGGCGATTGGATTTCACTGAATGGTAATACCGGGAAAGTGATACTGGGTAAAAAAGAGTTGTCTAAACCTGAGTTCAGTGAGGAATACCAAACCTTTATGGATTGGGTAACTGATATTGAGCTGATGAAAGTCCGAACCAATGCTGAAACTCCGGAGGATGCACAGGTTGCCCGCTCTTACGGAGCAAAAGGTATTGGTCTTGCCCGCACCGAACATATGTTCTTTAAGCCCGGTCGCGTCAATTTTATGCGTAAAATGATTATAGCGGAGTCTAAAGAAGAGCGTGTTGCAGCTTTAAGCAACTTACTTCCATTCCAGAAGCAGGATTTTGCTGAAATTTTTGAGGCTATGGAAGGACTACCTGTTACTATTCGGCTGCTCGATCCGCCACTTCATGAATTTCTTCCACAGGAAAAAGAGGAAATCGGAAAAGTGGCCGGCGAGCTGGGAGTGACACCAGACAAGCTCCTGCAGAAAGTAAACCAGTTGAAAGAGTTCAACCCCATGTTAGGACACCGTGGTTGCCGGTTGGGAATCACCTACCCTGAAATAACCGAAATGCAGACCCGCGCTATTATTGAAGCGGCTATAGAATTGGTTGAACAAGGCAAGGAAGTGTTCCCCGAAATAATGATTCCTCTGGTAGGAAGCGTAGAGGAATTTGTGAACCAGCGGGAGGTTGTTGACAGAGTTGCCCAAGAGATACTGGCTGATGCCGGTGTAGAACTGGATTACAAAGTAGGAACCATGATCGAGATACCAAGAGCGGCTATTTTGGCGGATCAAATAGCTGAAAAAGCAGATTTCTTCTCCTTTGGAACCAATGACCTGACACAGCTAACCTATGGTTTCAGCCGTGATGATGCCGCAAAATTCTTACCGGATTATATTGAAAGGGGCATTCTGAAGCAGGACCCTTTCCAGGTGTTGGATGAAGAAGGAGTGGGGCAGTTTGTTCAGGCCGGAACGCGTTTGGGCAGAATGGTGAACTCAACACTAAAAGTGGGAATTTGCGGTGAACACGGTGGAGATCCATCCAGCGTTCATTTTGCATACAACACCGGTTTGGATTATGTGTCCTGTTCCCCATTCCGGGTACCTGTGGCACACCTTGCCTCTGCTCAGGCAGTACTCAGAAAAAACAAGGAAGAAGACGAAAACTCCGATAAACCCATGCCTACAGTGCGTGCATAA
- a CDS encoding TonB-dependent receptor domain-containing protein, translating into MKIRSLILLLAGAFFLGSAPVEDSYLLSGLITDADTGEPISFAYVHIEELNRTAVANADGRYEIKNVPAGNFTLSIHRIGYRTQTQEISIKEADEVVNIQLRPTVLGSQSVDVVGEQEDLEGSNLEHASKKVFGSDLRRNLGNTLSETLSNLAGFDERKMGSAPGRPVIRGLGDERVLILQDGIRSGDVSAQSSDHAVTIDPISAQEVEIARGPQALAYGANAIGGVINVVRNQIETTVPSKTTGSVTLNGESVSTGISGAIDATVPYKDFALSLNLNGRTASDVGTPLGQIENTYYRSTNDAVGLSWVQDWGYLGGAFSTYLNNYGIPPDPNGHPNGVDIEMEKFQYDFKSEILVRNDFIQVIEGDFSIKNYTHREIESNGSLGTQFGLVTTNAEVKATHNSLGFLDKGTFGVWGELEDYAVIGASTPDANSYKIGAYIIEEKDINKLHLEAGLRFDWVLNKPLENDPNSSIGNIRERSFPALSSSFAAIYSLGKGFSAGTSLLHSFRAPSLEELYSEGPHLASYSYEIGNPDLEPERGLAKELFLRYQSDKASAEAALFHNSFNNYLYARDTGQRNNSRPDLNNYQFVGTEAVLYGAEFSGEYQFLLNFVIDASISYTLGERNVSEQEQATSGYNGDTRPLPQIPPFKVKSSLKYAKGGFEIGSRVRFSAEQTRTGEFETPTDRYLLVDAFSQYRLEGGKLLHTFSVNVNNLLNTEYYDHLSRIKDLRPQPGINVSLLYRLYF; encoded by the coding sequence GTGAAAATACGTAGCTTAATACTGTTACTCGCGGGAGCTTTCTTTTTAGGAAGTGCTCCCGTTGAGGACAGTTATTTATTGTCCGGACTCATCACAGATGCTGATACCGGCGAGCCCATATCCTTTGCCTACGTTCATATTGAAGAACTAAACCGAACAGCCGTAGCTAATGCTGACGGCAGATATGAAATTAAAAACGTACCCGCAGGGAACTTTACTCTCTCTATCCATAGGATAGGGTACCGAACGCAAACTCAGGAAATCAGCATTAAAGAAGCTGATGAAGTAGTTAACATCCAACTGCGGCCTACCGTCTTAGGCTCTCAATCCGTAGATGTGGTTGGAGAGCAGGAAGATCTTGAAGGATCAAATCTTGAACACGCCTCAAAAAAAGTTTTTGGATCCGACCTTCGCAGAAATCTCGGAAACACCCTTTCTGAGACTTTATCCAATTTAGCAGGTTTTGATGAACGTAAAATGGGTTCAGCTCCCGGTCGGCCGGTAATACGGGGACTTGGAGATGAACGCGTTTTGATACTACAAGATGGTATTCGGTCCGGTGATGTATCGGCCCAATCTTCCGACCATGCCGTGACTATCGATCCTATTTCAGCACAGGAAGTTGAAATTGCGCGGGGACCTCAGGCATTGGCTTATGGAGCAAATGCAATCGGGGGAGTAATTAATGTCGTGCGAAATCAAATTGAAACCACGGTTCCCTCAAAAACAACCGGCAGCGTAACGCTGAACGGAGAATCTGTAAGTACCGGAATTTCCGGGGCTATCGATGCTACTGTTCCGTATAAAGATTTTGCCCTCAGCTTAAATCTCAATGGCCGCACCGCCAGTGATGTTGGAACCCCATTGGGTCAAATTGAAAATACCTATTACCGTTCAACCAATGACGCCGTCGGGTTGAGCTGGGTGCAGGACTGGGGATATTTAGGAGGAGCATTCAGCACGTACCTCAACAATTACGGGATTCCGCCTGATCCCAACGGTCATCCCAATGGAGTGGATATTGAGATGGAGAAATTTCAGTATGATTTCAAATCGGAAATTCTCGTTCGTAATGATTTCATCCAGGTAATTGAAGGCGATTTTTCCATCAAAAATTATACCCATCGTGAAATCGAATCTAACGGATCACTGGGCACTCAGTTTGGCCTGGTTACGACCAATGCCGAAGTAAAAGCAACGCATAATTCGCTTGGTTTCCTTGATAAAGGCACGTTTGGAGTATGGGGTGAACTTGAAGACTATGCAGTGATAGGAGCAAGTACACCGGATGCCAACAGCTATAAAATCGGTGCTTATATCATTGAAGAGAAAGACATCAATAAATTACACCTTGAAGCCGGTCTTCGCTTCGATTGGGTACTGAATAAGCCCTTGGAAAATGATCCAAATTCAAGCATTGGTAATATCAGGGAACGATCTTTCCCGGCATTATCGAGTTCTTTCGCTGCTATTTATTCATTAGGAAAAGGTTTTTCTGCCGGTACAAGTTTGCTTCATTCATTCAGAGCACCTTCACTTGAAGAACTGTATTCTGAAGGGCCTCACCTTGCTTCCTATTCTTATGAAATTGGCAATCCTGATCTTGAACCGGAACGAGGCTTGGCTAAGGAATTATTTCTCAGGTACCAGTCAGACAAAGCCAGTGCTGAGGCTGCCTTATTCCACAATTCCTTCAATAACTATTTGTATGCCAGAGATACCGGCCAAAGAAATAACAGCCGGCCTGATTTAAACAATTATCAGTTTGTGGGAACCGAGGCTGTATTGTACGGGGCTGAGTTTTCAGGCGAATACCAGTTTCTCCTGAATTTTGTAATCGATGCATCCATCAGCTACACCCTTGGAGAGCGAAATGTTTCTGAACAGGAACAAGCCACATCAGGTTATAACGGTGACACCCGACCCCTTCCTCAAATTCCTCCTTTCAAAGTGAAATCATCTCTTAAGTATGCCAAAGGTGGATTTGAAATAGGAAGCAGAGTTAGGTTTTCAGCGGAGCAAACGCGTACCGGTGAATTCGAAACCCCAACCGACCGTTACCTGTTGGTAGATGCTTTCTCTCAATACCGGTTAGAAGGTGGAAAGCTTCTGCATACCTTTTCGGTGAATGTGAACAACCTGCTAAACACTGAATATTATGATCACCTTTCCCGTATCAAAGACCTGAGACCACAGCCCGGCATTAATGTAAGCCTGCTCTATCGCCTCTATTTCTAA
- a CDS encoding methylated-DNA--[protein]-cysteine S-methyltransferase translates to MTYVSFLETPIGFLRILSNGDGITEIKFMDFDGPEDPDVHTESAKTQLREYFEGLRASFQLELLPQGTGFEQKVWKQLLEIPQGSTTSYGAIAKKIGDEKASQAVGKANGKNPIAIVIPCHRVVGADNKLTGYAGGAERKEWLLKHEGALLL, encoded by the coding sequence GTGACTTACGTTAGCTTTTTGGAGACTCCCATCGGTTTTCTCCGCATCCTGTCGAATGGTGATGGTATCACTGAAATCAAATTCATGGATTTTGACGGGCCTGAAGATCCTGATGTTCACACCGAATCTGCCAAAACTCAACTCCGGGAATATTTTGAAGGTCTTCGGGCCTCTTTTCAGTTAGAGCTGCTTCCACAGGGGACCGGGTTTGAGCAAAAAGTCTGGAAACAGCTGCTGGAAATTCCACAGGGGTCAACCACTTCCTATGGGGCTATTGCAAAAAAAATTGGGGATGAAAAAGCATCCCAGGCAGTAGGTAAAGCAAACGGTAAAAACCCGATAGCCATTGTCATTCCCTGTCACCGTGTAGTAGGGGCTGATAATAAACTCACGGGTTATGCTGGCGGTGCAGAGCGAAAGGAGTGGCTCCTTAAGCATGAAGGTGCCCTTCTGCTATAA
- a CDS encoding amidohydrolase family protein, giving the protein MKFLSSLFLLIATFSVPVLAQMPDAPNRSEGEGPYERLIIRGVNLIDGTGSPATGPVDIVVEGNRIASIQTVGYPNLPINENRRPEADENTKVIDAEGMFMLPGFFDMHAHTGGGAQGTTPEYVYKLWLAHGITSIREPGSFNGMDWTLRHKERSEKNEITAPRISAWIGFGMGHDGPITTAAQARKWVQMIHKEGADGIKFFGASPKVYAAAIDEANKLGLGTMTHHAQTRVVYNDALKSAQLGLTSMTHWYGLPESMFEDRIIQDYPLDYNYNNEQHRFEEAGNLWKQAAAPGSETWESVMDEMIELDFTLNPTFTIYEANRDLSAQRRADWHERYTLPSLWKFYAPSRISHGSYWIEWGTEQEIAWKENFDLWLQFVNEYKNKGGRVTLGSDAGYIYKLYGFGYIQEMELFREAGFHPLEIFQSASLKAAEVLGVDDELGTIEVGKLADMVIVDANPMKNLKVLYGTGAIYVNGENQPVRKGGIRYTIKDGIVFDAKELLKDVAEMVEAAKAEEDFEITQPGLDW; this is encoded by the coding sequence ATGAAATTTTTATCCTCACTTTTTTTATTGATTGCCACCTTTTCAGTGCCCGTACTGGCACAAATGCCGGATGCTCCCAACCGTTCGGAAGGAGAAGGTCCGTATGAACGATTGATCATCCGCGGGGTGAACCTGATTGACGGCACCGGCTCTCCCGCTACCGGTCCGGTAGATATCGTGGTTGAAGGAAACCGAATAGCATCTATCCAAACCGTCGGCTATCCCAATTTACCTATTAACGAAAACCGACGACCGGAAGCCGATGAGAATACAAAAGTAATTGACGCTGAAGGCATGTTTATGCTCCCCGGCTTTTTCGATATGCATGCACATACCGGAGGTGGAGCACAGGGAACAACTCCTGAGTATGTATATAAACTCTGGCTGGCTCACGGCATCACTTCCATCCGGGAACCGGGCTCTTTTAACGGAATGGACTGGACACTCCGCCATAAAGAGAGAAGTGAGAAAAATGAAATTACAGCCCCCCGAATTTCGGCCTGGATAGGGTTTGGCATGGGGCACGACGGTCCTATCACTACTGCGGCACAAGCCCGTAAATGGGTGCAAATGATTCACAAAGAAGGAGCCGATGGCATCAAGTTTTTTGGGGCTTCCCCAAAGGTATATGCTGCTGCAATTGACGAGGCAAATAAACTCGGACTGGGTACAATGACCCACCACGCGCAGACCCGGGTGGTTTACAATGACGCGCTAAAGTCGGCACAGCTGGGGCTTACCTCCATGACCCACTGGTATGGGCTGCCCGAATCCATGTTTGAAGACAGAATCATCCAGGATTACCCGCTCGACTACAACTACAACAACGAGCAGCATCGGTTCGAAGAAGCCGGAAATCTGTGGAAACAAGCCGCAGCTCCCGGTTCTGAGACCTGGGAATCGGTGATGGATGAAATGATAGAACTCGACTTCACCCTGAATCCAACTTTCACTATTTACGAAGCTAATCGTGACCTGAGTGCCCAGCGCCGGGCCGACTGGCATGAAAGATATACGCTTCCCTCTTTATGGAAGTTTTATGCCCCAAGCCGCATTTCCCATGGTTCATACTGGATTGAGTGGGGTACCGAACAGGAAATAGCCTGGAAAGAAAACTTTGATCTGTGGTTGCAGTTTGTGAACGAATACAAGAATAAAGGCGGTCGTGTTACTCTCGGCTCTGATGCAGGCTACATCTACAAATTGTATGGCTTCGGGTACATTCAGGAAATGGAGCTTTTCAGAGAAGCCGGTTTCCACCCGCTGGAAATCTTTCAATCTGCCTCCTTAAAGGCAGCGGAAGTGTTGGGTGTGGATGATGAGCTTGGAACCATTGAGGTTGGAAAACTCGCAGATATGGTAATTGTTGACGCCAATCCTATGAAAAATCTGAAAGTACTTTATGGCACCGGTGCTATTTATGTGAATGGTGAAAACCAGCCCGTTCGCAAGGGCGGCATTCGTTATACCATCAAAGACGGAATTGTTTTTGATGCCAAGGAGCTACTCAAAGACGTAGCTGAAATGGTTGAAGCTGCTAAAGCCGAAGAAGATTTCGAAATTACTCAACCCGGTTTAGACTGGTAA